In a genomic window of Cystobacter fuscus DSM 2262:
- a CDS encoding acyl-CoA dehydrogenase family protein, with protein MTEHLRDAVRSFVNDFVRPHVAEWERDGAYPMELHRRAGEAGLLALGHSPERLPEDPAALAVLVEQLTLGGSQGITMGLASHFVSLKAVQGGDPQVAARVVPAVLKGERSIVLALTEPQAGSDLRALQCRADFIDGEYRLTGDKAFICNGSRADWLLVGALLEGKLELFLVDGDAAGSRGTRQACLGWRCLPLADFRFERTVARRLTQGNGVGRLLQQCLQQERLNLAVMAMASAELALRAAIEHCRGRQVGGEALLDKSVIRQRLAERHSELSLVRVYVEQAVRWQAAGELSATQAAIAKNTAVDVLERIAHDAVQVHGAHGCVEPSVVERIYRDARLLGIGGGAREVMLEIIGRSL; from the coding sequence ATGACTGAACATCTTCGAGACGCGGTCCGCTCCTTCGTCAATGATTTCGTGAGGCCCCACGTGGCGGAGTGGGAGCGCGACGGGGCCTATCCGATGGAGTTGCACCGGCGGGCCGGCGAGGCCGGTCTGCTGGCATTGGGGCACTCGCCAGAGCGGCTTCCGGAGGATCCCGCGGCGCTGGCGGTGCTGGTGGAGCAACTGACCCTGGGAGGCTCGCAGGGCATCACCATGGGGCTGGCCTCGCATTTCGTCAGCCTGAAGGCGGTGCAGGGCGGCGATCCCCAGGTGGCGGCCCGTGTGGTTCCCGCCGTGCTCAAGGGGGAGCGGAGCATCGTCCTGGCGCTCACCGAGCCCCAGGCGGGCTCGGATCTCCGGGCGCTCCAGTGCCGGGCGGACTTCATCGACGGCGAGTACCGGCTCACGGGCGACAAGGCCTTCATCTGCAATGGCTCCCGCGCGGATTGGCTCCTGGTGGGCGCGCTCCTCGAGGGCAAGCTGGAGTTGTTCCTGGTGGACGGCGACGCGGCGGGGTCTCGCGGTACGCGTCAGGCCTGCCTCGGCTGGCGCTGCCTGCCCCTGGCGGATTTTCGCTTCGAGCGGACGGTCGCGCGTCGTCTGACCCAGGGCAATGGGGTGGGGCGGCTCTTGCAGCAATGCCTGCAACAGGAGCGGTTGAACCTGGCGGTGATGGCGATGGCCTCGGCGGAGCTGGCCCTGCGCGCGGCCATCGAGCACTGCCGCGGGCGCCAGGTGGGTGGAGAGGCGTTGCTGGACAAGTCCGTCATCCGTCAGCGGCTCGCGGAGCGGCACTCGGAGCTGAGTCTGGTGCGCGTGTATGTCGAGCAGGCGGTGCGCTGGCAGGCCGCCGGCGAGCTGAGCGCGACCCAGGCCGCCATCGCGAAGAACACGGCCGTGGACGTGCTCGAGCGCATTGCCCACGACGCCGTGCAGGTGCATGGCGCGCACGGCTGCGTGGAGCCCTCGGTGGTCGAGCGCATCTACCGCGATGCGCGGCTGCTCGGCATCGGTGGGGGCGCCCGGGAAGTCATGTTGGAAATCATTGGAAGGTCTTTGTGA
- a CDS encoding PaaI family thioesterase, with protein MTIISEHAQAHSRALLEHAYQRYCGLRLIEQRPGFCQCQLRVTEAIDNLSHTLHGGVLYSMLDVVSMLATLPMLGPDEYALTNSFNSMMMSATPLGTEVLFEAEVVRSGRNLIFTHSQAWKLVEDGKRVQVASAQLSKFRMRYDWKADAAKTG; from the coding sequence ATGACAATCATCAGTGAGCACGCCCAGGCACACTCGCGGGCGCTGCTGGAGCATGCGTACCAACGCTACTGCGGCCTGCGTCTGATCGAGCAGCGTCCCGGCTTCTGTCAGTGCCAGCTGCGGGTGACGGAGGCGATCGACAACCTCAGCCATACCCTGCATGGCGGGGTGCTGTATTCCATGCTCGACGTGGTGAGCATGCTGGCCACCTTGCCGATGCTCGGGCCGGACGAGTACGCGCTGACCAACAGCTTCAACAGCATGATGATGTCGGCCACGCCGCTGGGCACCGAGGTGCTGTTCGAAGCCGAGGTCGTGCGCTCCGGGCGCAACCTCATCTTCACGCACAGCCAGGCCTGGAAGCTCGTCGAGGACGGCAAGCGGGTCCAGGTCGCGTCCGCCCAGTTGAGCAAGTTCCGCATGCGCTACGACTGGAAGGCCGACGCGGCCAAGACGGGCTGA
- a CDS encoding GtrA family protein, translating to MSFFSRFFRFLRSSFVGILATVADFAVLEICVRLLHVEPSTAKIFSFLVGLSVQFFGNRTFAFHATGGSLRRQALLFCAVESITLTLNWLLFRFLIRSLHLPLELANLIVTFVIYVGFSYPAWRIVFRVSKTHGQEPGGPGAPSGAA from the coding sequence ATGTCGTTCTTCTCGCGCTTCTTCCGCTTCCTGCGTTCCAGCTTCGTCGGCATCCTGGCCACGGTGGCCGACTTCGCCGTGCTGGAGATCTGCGTGCGGCTGCTGCACGTCGAGCCCTCCACCGCGAAGATCTTCTCCTTCCTGGTGGGGCTCTCGGTCCAGTTCTTCGGCAACCGCACGTTCGCCTTCCACGCCACCGGCGGCAGCCTGCGCCGCCAGGCCCTGTTGTTCTGCGCCGTCGAGTCGATCACCCTCACGCTCAACTGGCTGCTCTTCCGCTTCCTGATCAGGTCGCTGCACCTGCCCCTCGAGCTGGCCAACCTCATCGTGACGTTCGTCATCTACGTGGGCTTCAGCTACCCCGCGTGGCGGATCGTCTTCCGCGTGTCCAAGACCCATGGGCAGGAGCCGGGCGGGCCCGGGGCACCTTCCGGCGCCGCGTGA